A window from Nothobranchius furzeri strain GRZ-AD chromosome 17, NfurGRZ-RIMD1, whole genome shotgun sequence encodes these proteins:
- the acsl2 gene encoding long-chain-fatty-acid--CoA ligase 1 isoform X2 — translation MEAMQFQEWLRSLCSHVGLKVSESEEVWSLLPSLPSLSLSTSLLSLGALASFTVYWLVTRPRPLRPPCDLQAQSVAVGGDPSCRRSALLKDDTLLEFCYDEVKTAYTMFHRGLKISGNGPCLGFRKPGQPYEWISYLQVAQEAQWMGSGMLAKGCQKYIGVFSPNRPEWIISEMACYTYSMVLVPLYDTLGMEAMVHILNLAEITLVICDREQRAACLLECKENGSTPNISCLVLFTDFSQAFAERAKKCEVEVLKRDQLMELGRQNLKDPVPPQPEDLAVVCFTSGTTGKPKGAMITHGNIASNTSSVIKILEGSFAITQEDVSISYLPLAHMFERMIQLTMYCYGARVGFFQGDISLLMDDIKTLKPTLLPVVPRILNRIYDKIQGSVSSPFKRLLLNYAVRRKQAELRDGIVRNNSLWDKLVFNKIQASLGGNVRFALTASAPISPTVMSFLRATLGCMICEGYGQTECTGGCTFSLIGDCSTGHVGAPVPCAMVKVEDIPEMNYYAKNGEGEICVRGPSVFKGYLKDPEKTKEALDSDGWLHTGDVGQWLPNGTLRIIDRKKHIFKLSQGEYVAPEKIENVYLRSVPVLQVFVHGDSLQSYVVGIVVPDREVFMDWAKERGFVGSYAELCQNPDVKSSVLEDMRAVGKEAGLKSFEQVKDLYLHPEMFSVANGLLTPTLKSRRADIRRVFQEELSSMYKTTI, via the exons CTATGCAGTTCCAGGAGTGGCTGCGGTCACTTTGCTCCCACGTAGGACTGAAAGTGTCTGAATCGGAGGAGGTCTGGAGTTTGCTGCCGTCCTTGCCCTCCCTCTCCCTGTCCACCTCTCTGCTGAGCTTAGGAGCTCTGGCCTCCTTCACCGTGTACTGGCTGGTGACCCGTCCTCGGCCCTTGCGTCCCCCTTGTGACCTTCAAgcccagtctgttgctgtcggc GGAGATCCGAGCTGCAGGCGATCCGCTCTGCTCAAAGACGACACGCTGCTGGAATTTTGCTATGATGAAGTCAAGACGGCGTATACTATGTTCCACAGAGGTCTGAAGATCTCAG GAAACGGTCCGTGTCTGGGCTTCAGGAAACCAGGTCAGCCCTATGAGTGGATCTCCTACCTCCAG GTGGCTCAGGAGGCACAGTGGATGGGCAGTGGTATGCTGGCGAAAGGCTGCCAGAAGTATATCGGAGTATTTTCCCCAAACAGACCTGAG TGGATAATCTCAGAGATGGCCTGTTACACCTACTCCATGGTTCTGGTGCCGCTGTACGACACACTGGGGATGGAGGCGATGGTCCACATCCTCAACCTTG cTGAGATAACACTAGTGATCTGCGACCGAGAGCAGAGGGCGGCGTGTCTGCTGGAGTGCAAAGAGAACGGCTCCACTCCGAACATCTCCTGCCTGGTTCTCTTCACTGACTTCAGCCAGGCCTTCGCAGAGCGGGCCAAGAAGTGTGAGGTGGAGGTTTTGAAACGGGACCAACTCATG GAGCTGGGAAGGCAGAACCTCAAAGATCCTGTG CCGCCCCAGCCTGAGGATCTGGCAGTGGTTTGCTTCACCAGTGGAACCACAG GAAAGCCCAAGGGAGCCATGATCACCCACGGCAACATCGCCTCCAATACTTCCTCTGTCATTAAGATCCTGGAG GGTTCGTTCGCGATCACACAAGAGGATGTGTCCATCTCATACCTGCCGCTTGCCCACATGTTTGAGAGGATGATTCAG CTCACGATGTACTGCTACGGGGCCCGAGTAGGATTCTTCCAAGGGGACATCTCTCTTCTTATGGatgacattaaaactctcaaaccCACCCTGCTTCCTGTTGTACCTCGGATACTCAATCGCATCTACGATAAG ATCCAGGGTTCGGTGAGCTCTCCGTTCAAACGGCTCCTGCTGAACTACGCTGTGAGGAGGAAGCAGGCGGAGCTCCGTGACGGCATTGTGCGAAACAACAGTTTGTGGGACAAACTGGTGTTCAACAAAATTCAG GCCAGTTTAGGAGGAAACGTTCGATTTgccctgactgcctcggcgccCATCTCCCCCACGGTCATGTCCTTCCTCCGAGCCACTCTGGGATGTATGATCTGTGAAGGCTACGGACAGACGGAGTGCACTGGAGGCTGCACTTTCTCTTTGATAGGGGACTGCAGcacgg GCCATGTTGGCGCTCCCGTGCCGTGCGCCATGGTGAAGGTGGAGGACATCCCTGAGATGAACTACTATGCAAAAAACGGAGAAGGAGAG ATCTGTGTGCGTGGCCCCAGTGTGTTTAAAGGTTATCTGAAGGACCCAGAGAAAACAAAGGAGGCCTTGGACAGCGACGGCTGGCTGCACACCGGAGACGTGGGCCAGTGGCTCCCT AACGGCACATTGCGCATTATTGACAGAAAGAAGCACATCTTCAAGCTGTCCCAGGGCGAGTACGTCGCACCAGAGAAGATAGAAAACGTCTACCTGCGTTCTGTTCCCGTCCTCCAGGTGTTCGTCCACGGAGATAGTCTGCAG TCTTATGTTGTAGGAATAGTTGTGCCCGACAGGGAGGTGTTTATGGACTGGGCCAAGGAGCGCGGATTTGTTGGCTCCTACGCGGAGCTGTGTCAAAATCCC GATGTAAAGAGTTCAGTTTTAGAAGACATGAGAGCCGTGGGGAAGGAAGCGGGCCTCAAGTCCTTCGAGCAG GTGAAAGACCTTTATTTGCATCCGGAGATGTTCAGCGTCGCCAACGGCCTTCTCACGCCTACCCTGAAAAGCAGACGAGCAGACATCCGCAGAGTGTTCCAGGAGGAGCTATCAAGCATGTACAAGACGACAATTTAG
- the acsl2 gene encoding long-chain-fatty-acid--CoA ligase 1 isoform X1, with the protein MNFDICVFSAMQFQEWLRSLCSHVGLKVSESEEVWSLLPSLPSLSLSTSLLSLGALASFTVYWLVTRPRPLRPPCDLQAQSVAVGGDPSCRRSALLKDDTLLEFCYDEVKTAYTMFHRGLKISGNGPCLGFRKPGQPYEWISYLQVAQEAQWMGSGMLAKGCQKYIGVFSPNRPEWIISEMACYTYSMVLVPLYDTLGMEAMVHILNLAEITLVICDREQRAACLLECKENGSTPNISCLVLFTDFSQAFAERAKKCEVEVLKRDQLMELGRQNLKDPVPPQPEDLAVVCFTSGTTGKPKGAMITHGNIASNTSSVIKILEGSFAITQEDVSISYLPLAHMFERMIQLTMYCYGARVGFFQGDISLLMDDIKTLKPTLLPVVPRILNRIYDKIQGSVSSPFKRLLLNYAVRRKQAELRDGIVRNNSLWDKLVFNKIQASLGGNVRFALTASAPISPTVMSFLRATLGCMICEGYGQTECTGGCTFSLIGDCSTGHVGAPVPCAMVKVEDIPEMNYYAKNGEGEICVRGPSVFKGYLKDPEKTKEALDSDGWLHTGDVGQWLPNGTLRIIDRKKHIFKLSQGEYVAPEKIENVYLRSVPVLQVFVHGDSLQSYVVGIVVPDREVFMDWAKERGFVGSYAELCQNPDVKSSVLEDMRAVGKEAGLKSFEQVKDLYLHPEMFSVANGLLTPTLKSRRADIRRVFQEELSSMYKTTI; encoded by the exons CTATGCAGTTCCAGGAGTGGCTGCGGTCACTTTGCTCCCACGTAGGACTGAAAGTGTCTGAATCGGAGGAGGTCTGGAGTTTGCTGCCGTCCTTGCCCTCCCTCTCCCTGTCCACCTCTCTGCTGAGCTTAGGAGCTCTGGCCTCCTTCACCGTGTACTGGCTGGTGACCCGTCCTCGGCCCTTGCGTCCCCCTTGTGACCTTCAAgcccagtctgttgctgtcggc GGAGATCCGAGCTGCAGGCGATCCGCTCTGCTCAAAGACGACACGCTGCTGGAATTTTGCTATGATGAAGTCAAGACGGCGTATACTATGTTCCACAGAGGTCTGAAGATCTCAG GAAACGGTCCGTGTCTGGGCTTCAGGAAACCAGGTCAGCCCTATGAGTGGATCTCCTACCTCCAG GTGGCTCAGGAGGCACAGTGGATGGGCAGTGGTATGCTGGCGAAAGGCTGCCAGAAGTATATCGGAGTATTTTCCCCAAACAGACCTGAG TGGATAATCTCAGAGATGGCCTGTTACACCTACTCCATGGTTCTGGTGCCGCTGTACGACACACTGGGGATGGAGGCGATGGTCCACATCCTCAACCTTG cTGAGATAACACTAGTGATCTGCGACCGAGAGCAGAGGGCGGCGTGTCTGCTGGAGTGCAAAGAGAACGGCTCCACTCCGAACATCTCCTGCCTGGTTCTCTTCACTGACTTCAGCCAGGCCTTCGCAGAGCGGGCCAAGAAGTGTGAGGTGGAGGTTTTGAAACGGGACCAACTCATG GAGCTGGGAAGGCAGAACCTCAAAGATCCTGTG CCGCCCCAGCCTGAGGATCTGGCAGTGGTTTGCTTCACCAGTGGAACCACAG GAAAGCCCAAGGGAGCCATGATCACCCACGGCAACATCGCCTCCAATACTTCCTCTGTCATTAAGATCCTGGAG GGTTCGTTCGCGATCACACAAGAGGATGTGTCCATCTCATACCTGCCGCTTGCCCACATGTTTGAGAGGATGATTCAG CTCACGATGTACTGCTACGGGGCCCGAGTAGGATTCTTCCAAGGGGACATCTCTCTTCTTATGGatgacattaaaactctcaaaccCACCCTGCTTCCTGTTGTACCTCGGATACTCAATCGCATCTACGATAAG ATCCAGGGTTCGGTGAGCTCTCCGTTCAAACGGCTCCTGCTGAACTACGCTGTGAGGAGGAAGCAGGCGGAGCTCCGTGACGGCATTGTGCGAAACAACAGTTTGTGGGACAAACTGGTGTTCAACAAAATTCAG GCCAGTTTAGGAGGAAACGTTCGATTTgccctgactgcctcggcgccCATCTCCCCCACGGTCATGTCCTTCCTCCGAGCCACTCTGGGATGTATGATCTGTGAAGGCTACGGACAGACGGAGTGCACTGGAGGCTGCACTTTCTCTTTGATAGGGGACTGCAGcacgg GCCATGTTGGCGCTCCCGTGCCGTGCGCCATGGTGAAGGTGGAGGACATCCCTGAGATGAACTACTATGCAAAAAACGGAGAAGGAGAG ATCTGTGTGCGTGGCCCCAGTGTGTTTAAAGGTTATCTGAAGGACCCAGAGAAAACAAAGGAGGCCTTGGACAGCGACGGCTGGCTGCACACCGGAGACGTGGGCCAGTGGCTCCCT AACGGCACATTGCGCATTATTGACAGAAAGAAGCACATCTTCAAGCTGTCCCAGGGCGAGTACGTCGCACCAGAGAAGATAGAAAACGTCTACCTGCGTTCTGTTCCCGTCCTCCAGGTGTTCGTCCACGGAGATAGTCTGCAG TCTTATGTTGTAGGAATAGTTGTGCCCGACAGGGAGGTGTTTATGGACTGGGCCAAGGAGCGCGGATTTGTTGGCTCCTACGCGGAGCTGTGTCAAAATCCC GATGTAAAGAGTTCAGTTTTAGAAGACATGAGAGCCGTGGGGAAGGAAGCGGGCCTCAAGTCCTTCGAGCAG GTGAAAGACCTTTATTTGCATCCGGAGATGTTCAGCGTCGCCAACGGCCTTCTCACGCCTACCCTGAAAAGCAGACGAGCAGACATCCGCAGAGTGTTCCAGGAGGAGCTATCAAGCATGTACAAGACGACAATTTAG